The DNA window GATGACACAGGTGACGATGCTCGCTGGGTATGCGCGGGGGCGTACGGGGGCTGTGGGCCGGTGAACCTGGACACGCGAGAGCCGGTGCTGCAGAGCCTCGGCGTACTGGAGACTGCCGCGCTGCTGCGCGAGCTGACCGCCGGCCTGATCACGCTGACCGATTTCGATGAGGCGCTGCTGGCGCTGGTGCGGGTCACCCGGGACGCGGTGGCCGGCGTGCGCTGGTGCGGGTTCACCGCCCTGCGCGCCGGCGAGCCGGCCGGGGTGGCCGCCTCCGACGAGCGGCTGGCCGGCCTGGACGACCTGCGGCACGGGCCCGACTCGCCGGCGATGAGCGCGATCCGACGCCGGGAAATGGTCCTCGCCGTGGACCTGGCCGGGGAGCCACGCTGGCCGGCCTGGACGGCGCGCGCCCGCGACCTCGGGGTCCGTGGCGTCATCTCCGCGCCGGTGGACATCGACGACCAGGTGATCGGGGCGATCAACCTGTACGCCGCGGCGCCGGATCTGCTCACCCCGCAGCACCAGTTGACCGCGATGCTGCTCGCCGAGCACGCCGGCCTGCTGCTGGCCGCTGTCCGGGACCGGGGCCGCCAGCTAGCGCTCGCCGGTGAGCGGGACGCCTCGCTGCTGCACGACGGGGTGGTGGGGCAGGCCGTCGGCGTGATCATGACGCAGCGCGGGTGCCCGCCGGCCGAGGCGCTGGAGGTGCTGCGTAGCGCCGCGTCCTCGTTGGACATCCCGCTGCGCGAGGTGGCTGAGCGCCTGGTCCGGACGGTCTCCCGGCAACGCGACACCTGACCCGGCCGGCTTCGCGCGCCCCTCAGACTTGCCGTGTTGCCGGTGATCCCCGCGGTTTCGGTGATGTCGGGAGGTCCGGGTCACGGTGATGCCCCGGTTTCCTGGAACCCGGGTCGACCACGCCGCACTCGGGCCGCCGGGCATCGACGGCGCGATCGGGGTGCCCGTTCTCCCGACCGGCGGCGAGTCGGGCCGCGTCGTTTCGCCGCGAGCGGCCTCGGGTAGCACTCTGGTACTGGTGAGCTGCGCCGACCGGGGGAGGACCGATGCAGAGCCGGCTGCGGGTGCAGGGGCATCCCATCCAACCGATGCTCGTGACGTTCCCGCTCGGGCTCTTCGCCAGCGCGACCATCTTCGACCTCACCGACGTCGCCGGCGGTCCGGCCTTCCTCGGCGAGGTCGGCTACTGGACCGGCGTCGCCGCCCTCGCCGCCGCCGCGCTGACCGCGATCGCCGGCATGGTCGACCTGTGGGACGTGCCCGGTGACCGGACCCGCCGGACCGCGATCGCCTTCAACCTGGTGAACGCGGCGATGGCCGGCATGTTCCTGCTCACCTGCCTGATCCGCGCGCAAGCCCCGCAGCGCGGCGCGTCGGCCGCGATACTCGTCACCGAGCTGGTCGCGTTGGCCGTCGGCGGTGTCGGCGTGCGGCTGGGCGCCCGGTTGATGCGCCAGTTCGACGGGCGCCGTCGCACCGAGGCGGGCACGTTCGACGCGCTCGGTGGCGTGGCCGGCTCCACCGTCGAGGTCGTCCGCCCTCGCCAATGACACAAGACCGCCTCGGTGGGGGTGATCAACTCGGTGTCGGCGATGTCGCGGTGTCCCGGCCCCTTGGGCCCCGATGTCGGCGATACGGAGTGGATCACCGTGCAACGGGCCGGCCGGAGACCGGGCGACGAGCGGACGGTCGGCGGCAAATGCGTTGCCAGCGGTGTGGGCGGCCGGCGAGGCTGGCCGGCGTGGACACTGAGCGCGACGTCGAGGATCTGATCGCGGAGGCGGCCGCCGCGCCGGTCGACGGCTGGGGCTTCGACTGGCTGGCCGGCCGGGCCACCGAGGAACGCCCACCCTGGGGATACGCCGGGTTGGTCGCCGACCGGATGGCGCACGCCGACGCGGCGCTGGACGTGGACACCGGCGGCGGCGAGGTGCACGCCGAGGTGCCCCGGCCACCACGGCTGCTCACGGCCACCGAGGCGTGGCCGCCCAACGTCGAGGTCGCCCGGCGTACCCTGCGCCGGGTCGGCGCGACGGTCGTGGCGGTCACCCAGGCCGCGCCGCTGCCGTTCCGCGACGCCGCCTTCGACCTGGTGGTCAGCCGGCACCCGGTCGACACCGACTGGGCGGAGACCGCCCGGGTGCTGCGTCCCGGCGGGACGTTCCTGTCCCAGCAGATCGGAGCGGGCACCATGCGGGAGCTGAGCGAGGCGATGCTCGGCCCGCTGCCGCCGCCTGCCCAGCGGCACCCCGCGCAGGCGGTGGCCGCCGCCCGGGCCGCCGGGCTGAACGTCGTCGACCTGCGTCGGGCCACGCAGCGGGCGGTGTTCCACGACATCGGCGCGGTGGTCTGGTTCCTGCGCAAGGTGATCTGGACGGTGCCCGGCTTCACTGTCGACCGCTACCGCCCGCAGCTGCTCGCCCTGCACCACCGCATCACCACCGAGGGCCCCTTCCTGGCCCACGCCCACCGCTTCCTCATCGAAGCCACCCGCCCCTGACCCACCCGCCCCGGCCCCACCCGACCAGCTTCGTCGATCAGGAGGTTGCCGGGTCGATCCGGCGCTCGGCCGCCCGTCAACCTCATGATCACCGCGTCAGTACGGGTGGGGGTGAGTTTGGTGGTGGGCGGCCAGGACGTCGGCGCCGAAGTCGCTTGCCGGTCGGCGGAGCACGGTGTGCGCGTGGTTGCCGTCCTCGGTGGTGTTGTCGTACTCGATCAGCAGGTCGTCGCCCTGTACGCGGTAGTAGTGCCGCTGCCCGGGGTGGGTCGGACCGGCCCAGGCGAAGTGCAGCTGACCGCCGCCGAGCCGGCGTGCCTCCCGGATCGCCAGCTCCGGTGACAGCCGGTCCAGGTACAGCGCGACCACCTGGTCGAGCAGCGCCCGGCCGGTGGGCCCCAGTCGGTTCGCCGGCACGCCGAGCGGCTCCAACTGTCCGTCGACCCGCCCGCGGGTGGCGCTGATGATGTCCGCCGGGGCCTCATCGGCGATGATCGCGGCGGCCCGCTCTGCCGGGCCGAGCGCGTCGAGCAGCGCGTGGGCCAGGTCCTCCTCGGGGCCGAGCGGCCGGGAGACCGGCCGGCCGGCGTACCGGACCGCCGCCGGGTTGGCGCCGAAGAAGATCGGGGCGGGAGAGACCTGGTCGTCCACCACCGTCATGCTCACCGACAGGTGGTGGCCCTCCAGCCGCCACGCCCAGCGGTCGTCGCGCACCGGATCGCCGAACACCGCGACCCAGTAGTCGCCGCTGTGCCGCCCCCGCTGCCAGCCCTCGGCCCGGTCCAGCACCTCCTCCAGCGCGATGATCGCCATCGCCTGCGCGTACGCCGAGGGGCTGAGCGCGGTGGCCAACAGCCG is part of the Micromonospora cremea genome and encodes:
- a CDS encoding GAF and ANTAR domain-containing protein encodes the protein MNLDTREPVLQSLGVLETAALLRELTAGLITLTDFDEALLALVRVTRDAVAGVRWCGFTALRAGEPAGVAASDERLAGLDDLRHGPDSPAMSAIRRREMVLAVDLAGEPRWPAWTARARDLGVRGVISAPVDIDDQVIGAINLYAAAPDLLTPQHQLTAMLLAEHAGLLLAAVRDRGRQLALAGERDASLLHDGVVGQAVGVIMTQRGCPPAEALEVLRSAASSLDIPLREVAERLVRTVSRQRDT
- a CDS encoding DUF2231 domain-containing protein translates to MQSRLRVQGHPIQPMLVTFPLGLFASATIFDLTDVAGGPAFLGEVGYWTGVAALAAAALTAIAGMVDLWDVPGDRTRRTAIAFNLVNAAMAGMFLLTCLIRAQAPQRGASAAILVTELVALAVGGVGVRLGARLMRQFDGRRRTEAGTFDALGGVAGSTVEVVRPRQ
- a CDS encoding class I SAM-dependent methyltransferase, whose translation is MDTERDVEDLIAEAAAAPVDGWGFDWLAGRATEERPPWGYAGLVADRMAHADAALDVDTGGGEVHAEVPRPPRLLTATEAWPPNVEVARRTLRRVGATVVAVTQAAPLPFRDAAFDLVVSRHPVDTDWAETARVLRPGGTFLSQQIGAGTMRELSEAMLGPLPPPAQRHPAQAVAAARAAGLNVVDLRRATQRAVFHDIGAVVWFLRKVIWTVPGFTVDRYRPQLLALHHRITTEGPFLAHAHRFLIEATRP
- a CDS encoding DUF3500 domain-containing protein, with translation MEDPLPEQMRAAGTALLAALDPAARDRAVHPFDDEAARRWLEYRPRPRPGACLAELDIAGRKAAHRLLATALSPSAYAQAMAIIALEEVLDRAEGWQRGRHSGDYWVAVFGDPVRDDRWAWRLEGHHLSVSMTVVDDQVSPAPIFFGANPAAVRYAGRPVSRPLGPEEDLAHALLDALGPAERAAAIIADEAPADIISATRGRVDGQLEPLGVPANRLGPTGRALLDQVVALYLDRLSPELAIREARRLGGGQLHFAWAGPTHPGQRHYYRVQGDDLLIEYDNTTEDGNHAHTVLRRPASDFGADVLAAHHQTHPHPY